A window of Lentibacillus sp. Marseille-P4043 contains these coding sequences:
- a CDS encoding pyridoxal phosphate-dependent aminotransferase: protein MELANRVKTLTPSSTLAITAKAKELKEQGYDVIGLGAGEPDFNTPKYIIDAAEKAMREGMTKYTPSGGTVELKKAIINKLKNDNHLSYNASEIIVTTGAKHALYTLFQVLLNPADEVIIPTPYWVSYPEQVKLAGGKPVFVTAEETNQFKLTPDQLEAAITEKTKAFIINSPSNPTGMMYNEKELAALGDVCLKHNIMIISDEIYEKLIYTDDVHVSIAQISDVLKEQTIIINGVSKSHAMTGWRIGYAAGNEKIIKAMTNLASHSTSNPTSIAQYAALAAYSANDDATDEMKRAFKERLEQMYHLINDIPGVTCIKPKGAFYLFPNVQEAVNMTGFTSVDEWVTALLEEEKVALVPGSGFGAEHNVRLSYATSIELLSEAAKRIKRFVLNHQS from the coding sequence ATGGAATTAGCAAATAGAGTTAAAACATTAACACCATCTTCAACTCTCGCTATTACAGCTAAAGCGAAAGAATTAAAAGAGCAGGGCTATGATGTCATTGGATTGGGAGCAGGCGAGCCAGATTTTAATACACCAAAATATATTATCGACGCAGCAGAAAAAGCGATGCGTGAAGGGATGACAAAATATACACCATCTGGCGGAACAGTGGAACTTAAAAAAGCGATCATAAATAAACTAAAAAACGATAATCATTTGTCCTATAATGCAAGTGAAATCATTGTTACAACCGGTGCGAAACATGCACTATATACGTTATTCCAAGTACTATTAAACCCAGCAGATGAAGTAATTATTCCAACACCATATTGGGTAAGCTATCCAGAACAGGTTAAACTAGCCGGTGGTAAACCTGTTTTTGTTACAGCAGAAGAAACGAATCAATTTAAATTAACACCTGATCAATTAGAAGCAGCTATTACAGAAAAGACAAAAGCATTTATTATCAATTCACCGAGCAACCCAACCGGTATGATGTATAATGAAAAAGAGCTGGCAGCACTTGGTGACGTTTGTCTAAAACATAATATTATGATCATTTCCGATGAGATTTATGAAAAATTAATTTACACTGATGATGTGCATGTCTCGATTGCGCAAATTTCTGATGTGCTAAAAGAACAAACTATTATTATTAATGGTGTGTCTAAATCACACGCAATGACAGGCTGGCGGATTGGTTATGCAGCTGGAAATGAGAAAATCATTAAAGCAATGACAAATCTTGCGTCACATTCGACATCAAACCCGACGTCAATCGCACAGTATGCCGCACTTGCTGCATATTCAGCAAATGATGATGCTACGGATGAAATGAAACGTGCATTTAAAGAGCGATTAGAACAGATGTATCACCTAATAAATGATATACCAGGCGTAACTTGTATAAAGCCAAAGGGAGCCTTTTATTTGTTCCCTAATGTACAGGAAGCAGTTAATATGACTGGATTTACAAGTGTCGACGAGTGGGTTACCGCATTATTAGAAGAGGAGAAAGTTGCCCTTGTTCCAGGATCCGGTTTTGGAGCAGAACATAATGTACGCCTATCTTATGCAACATCAATTGAATTATTATCAGAAGCAGCAAAACGAATAAAACGGTTTGTCTTAAACCATCAATCATAG
- the asnS gene encoding asparagine--tRNA ligase, whose protein sequence is MKTTISEVPKHEGQQVTIGAWLANKRSSGKIAFLQLRDGTGFIQAVVAKNDVSEDDFQLAKNMSQETSMYITGTIVEDKRSPFGYEMQVQQIELIHEAVDYPITPKEHGTEFLMDHRHLWLRSKRQHAVMKIRNEIIRATYQFYNESGYVKIDPPILTGSSAEGTTELFHTQYFDEEAYLSQSGQLYMEAAAMAFGKVFSFGPTFRAEKSKTRRHLIEFWMIEPEMAFVDHDESLQIQEQYVSFIVQSVLNNCKLELGILERDTSKLELIKAPFPRISYDDAVELLKEKGFTDIEWGEDFGAPHETAIAESFDKPVFITNYPKDIKAFYMKPDPNRDDVVLCADLIAPEGYGEIIGGSQRIDDLELMKQRYEEHNLTGEAYKWYLELRQYGSVPHSGFGLGLERTVAWLSGVEHVRETIPFPRLLNRLYP, encoded by the coding sequence TTGAAAACAACGATATCAGAAGTACCCAAACATGAAGGACAACAAGTAACAATCGGCGCATGGCTTGCCAATAAGCGTTCAAGTGGTAAAATTGCCTTTTTGCAATTGCGTGATGGAACGGGGTTCATTCAAGCAGTAGTTGCTAAAAATGATGTAAGTGAAGATGATTTTCAACTTGCAAAAAACATGTCACAAGAAACGTCCATGTACATAACTGGAACGATTGTTGAGGACAAGCGGTCACCATTTGGCTATGAAATGCAAGTACAGCAGATTGAATTAATTCATGAAGCCGTTGATTATCCAATCACACCAAAAGAGCATGGTACAGAATTTCTAATGGACCATCGTCATCTTTGGCTTCGTTCTAAGCGACAACATGCAGTTATGAAAATTCGTAATGAAATTATTCGGGCTACATACCAATTTTATAATGAAAGTGGCTACGTTAAAATTGATCCCCCAATCCTAACAGGATCATCCGCCGAAGGAACTACTGAATTATTCCATACTCAGTATTTCGATGAAGAAGCCTATTTATCACAAAGCGGACAACTGTACATGGAAGCAGCAGCAATGGCTTTCGGTAAAGTATTTTCTTTTGGTCCAACATTTCGTGCGGAAAAATCAAAGACAAGAAGACATCTCATTGAATTTTGGATGATTGAACCAGAAATGGCTTTTGTTGATCATGATGAAAGTTTACAAATCCAAGAACAATATGTAAGCTTTATCGTACAATCCGTTTTAAATAATTGTAAACTGGAACTTGGCATATTGGAACGTGATACATCAAAACTTGAGTTAATTAAGGCACCTTTTCCAAGGATTTCATATGACGATGCGGTCGAACTACTAAAAGAAAAGGGATTTACTGATATTGAATGGGGAGAAGATTTTGGTGCACCGCATGAAACAGCAATTGCCGAAAGTTTTGATAAACCAGTGTTCATCACAAACTATCCAAAAGATATTAAGGCTTTCTACATGAAACCAGATCCAAACCGCGATGATGTCGTTTTATGTGCTGATTTAATTGCCCCAGAAGGGTATGGCGAAATCATTGGTGGCTCACAACGTATCGATGATTTAGAATTGATGAAACAACGTTATGAGGAACATAACTTGACCGGCGAGGCGTACAAATGGTATTTGGAACTTCGTCAGTATGGGAGTGTTCCACATTCCGGATTTGGACTTGGCCTTGAGCGAACAGTAGCATGGCTGTCAGGTGTTGAACACGTAAGGGAGACAATTCCATTCCCAAGACTATTAAACAGACTATATCCTTGA
- the panB gene encoding 3-methyl-2-oxobutanoate hydroxymethyltransferase: MLTKLNLQKMKEANEKITMITAYDYPAAKLAEQAGIDMILVGDSLGMVVLGYDSTIKVTVDDMIHHAKAVKRGASDTFVVVDMPFMSYHISLEESLYHARKIFQETDAQALKIEGASDEILTLTQRLTDAGIPVVAHIGLTPQSVNVLGGFKVQGKDQKAGTKLLHDAKQLEEHGAMAVVLECVPMELSNIITEQLTIPTIGIGAGAKCDGQVLVYHDIIQYGVDRLPKFVKSYTDVNSTIKQAITTYHDDVKQEHFPTEQYSFAIKNKDFLPKE; this comes from the coding sequence TTGCTAACTAAATTGAATTTGCAGAAGATGAAAGAGGCAAATGAGAAGATAACTATGATAACTGCCTATGACTATCCAGCAGCAAAATTAGCTGAACAAGCAGGAATAGACATGATTTTAGTAGGTGATTCACTTGGAATGGTTGTACTTGGCTATGATTCCACGATAAAAGTAACCGTCGATGATATGATTCACCATGCTAAAGCCGTTAAACGTGGGGCCAGTGATACATTTGTTGTTGTTGATATGCCGTTTATGTCTTATCACATCTCGCTTGAGGAATCATTATATCATGCACGAAAAATATTCCAGGAAACAGATGCTCAAGCACTTAAAATAGAAGGGGCTTCTGATGAGATTCTTACCTTGACGCAAAGATTAACAGATGCTGGCATACCCGTTGTAGCCCATATTGGTCTAACACCACAATCCGTTAATGTTTTGGGTGGTTTTAAAGTTCAAGGAAAGGACCAGAAGGCAGGTACAAAGTTATTACACGATGCCAAACAATTAGAGGAACACGGTGCAATGGCGGTAGTTCTTGAATGTGTGCCGATGGAGCTGTCAAATATCATTACGGAGCAATTAACTATCCCAACAATTGGAATTGGTGCCGGAGCAAAGTGTGATGGTCAAGTCCTTGTTTATCATGATATTATCCAATATGGTGTTGATCGCTTGCCAAAGTTTGTTAAATCATATACCGATGTTAATTCGACTATCAAACAAGCAATAACGACGTATCATGATGATGTGAAACAAGAACATTTCCCAACCGAACAATACAGTTTTGCTATTAAAAATAAAGACTTTTTACCAAAAGAATAA
- a CDS encoding YpmA family protein, which produces METLSTLKIHYSADLYKIVDCLNRTLKKEDLMFGLALDKTDENQAVFTIYRT; this is translated from the coding sequence ATGGAGACATTATCAACATTAAAAATCCACTATTCCGCAGATTTGTACAAAATTGTCGATTGCTTAAATCGAACACTAAAAAAGGAAGATCTAATGTTTGGTTTGGCATTAGATAAAACTGATGAAAATCAAGCAGTATTCACAATCTATCGTACCTAG
- a CDS encoding cell wall elongation regulator TseB-like domain-containing protein — MKIKQYSQSIVPSWLKWILLIICLVLISCLIYIGFLYHSIQESKNAGFNDTKERVLKNTELTEIDRISKFQGKKTYHILFGSTNDQDEKIVFVPIPSSKSENITIIDASDILHEQNVIDQWQEQCKKCELIDVTPAMIENKALWEVTYKDSSDRYTFDYLSIYDGSRFQQIRLKSMFN; from the coding sequence ATGAAAATCAAGCAGTATTCACAATCTATCGTACCTAGTTGGTTAAAATGGATTTTGTTGATTATTTGTCTTGTCCTCATTTCTTGTTTGATCTATATCGGCTTTTTATACCATAGTATCCAGGAAAGTAAAAATGCTGGTTTTAATGACACAAAAGAACGTGTATTGAAAAACACGGAATTGACAGAAATTGATCGTATTTCGAAATTTCAGGGTAAAAAAACATACCACATTTTATTTGGTAGTACAAACGATCAGGATGAAAAGATTGTTTTCGTACCGATTCCGTCTTCTAAATCAGAAAATATAACAATCATCGATGCATCTGACATATTACACGAGCAAAATGTTATTGATCAATGGCAAGAGCAATGTAAAAAATGTGAACTTATCGACGTTACCCCAGCAATGATTGAGAACAAAGCCTTATGGGAAGTCACATATAAAGATAGTTCAGATCGCTATACGTTTGATTATTTATCTATTTACGATGGTTCGCGTTTTCAGCAAATCCGGTTAAAGAGTATGTTTAATTAA
- the dinG gene encoding ATP-dependent DNA helicase DinG — protein sequence MDKFVVIDLETTGHSPANKDKIIEVGIVTIENNEITNEFSTLLNPGKPIPPFIANLTGIADQDVIDAPTFSEKADEIVAMFQDSYLIAHNVPFDLGFLNEELAFNNKKKLTNPVIDTVELARILYPQAPSFKLGQLADYIQIKHDDPHRALSDAFVTAKLLLKLKEKLESLPYETIDHLLKLEPMLKSDLYQLLNARQQALAFSTEDNQDIVSYRGLAFKKMTEYKKANTEIDSPYGNYLDDIYEHNGTMEQQMRRYEKRNGQREMSEHIYDAFRSEKHGLIEAETGTGKSLAYLLPAVYEAIQTNKRIVISTYTTQLQSQLLDEEIPLIHKLVSFPFHVALLKGKQHYISLEKFEHELSSEQQDNYDIVLTKAMLLVWLTETETGDIDEIQLPSSGFLFFKRISTDTEGYADPTSPWFTRSFYQHAKRQAQKADIVITNHALLCTDMFNGYQFLPAYDKAIIDEAHHLEETASKHYGLKLDYATIHYRLNHIGRTDEANLLGKIATTYSIENTPMDKWNNIYENAKYEVDDLFRYLFQYVVDQQKNKKSYSDIGRIQYRFENDQEHPNKWSTIREMATRLTFYFRDLIHILAYTEQYLEKSELLTKNDKDEIDITIELLQTFIDHIEQLFLIDDDGGSNVKWIEIEAFGAKNAVYIYSEPINMSTLLADDFFEQKQSVILTSATLTMKNSFAFIQNRLGLMDDRLMTAKIKSPFSYQDQVQLMIPNDFPDIKHGNLDDYIYATSEAILSLAEITKGRMLILFTSYDMLKKSYTVLKETLDLTKYVLIAQGISSGSRARLKKNFINYEQAILLGTSSFWEGVDIPGEDLSCLVIVRLPFQPPDHPIYEAKASDLKSNGKNAFMELSLPNAVIRFKQGFGRLIRSTNDRGIVFVCDARLMKARYGNYFTDSIPNVPTTFDSTQRLMDKAEQWF from the coding sequence ATGGATAAGTTTGTCGTTATTGATCTCGAAACGACAGGTCATTCACCAGCAAACAAAGACAAAATTATTGAAGTAGGAATTGTGACGATCGAAAATAATGAAATAACAAATGAGTTTTCCACACTGCTAAATCCAGGGAAACCAATTCCTCCTTTTATCGCAAATTTAACGGGAATAGCTGATCAAGATGTCATAGATGCACCTACTTTTTCAGAAAAAGCAGATGAGATTGTTGCAATGTTTCAGGACAGTTATTTAATTGCCCATAATGTACCGTTTGATTTAGGCTTTTTAAATGAGGAACTTGCTTTTAATAACAAGAAAAAACTAACAAACCCAGTTATTGATACGGTTGAACTTGCAAGAATCCTTTATCCGCAAGCCCCAAGTTTCAAACTCGGTCAATTGGCAGATTATATTCAAATTAAACACGATGATCCACATCGTGCATTGTCAGATGCCTTTGTAACGGCAAAATTATTGTTAAAATTAAAAGAAAAGCTAGAATCATTGCCTTACGAAACAATTGATCATCTTTTAAAACTTGAACCAATGTTAAAATCGGATTTATACCAGCTGCTAAATGCTAGACAGCAAGCATTGGCATTCTCAACAGAAGATAACCAAGACATTGTTTCTTATCGTGGATTGGCCTTCAAGAAAATGACGGAATATAAAAAAGCAAACACTGAAATAGATTCTCCCTATGGTAATTATCTTGATGATATATATGAACATAATGGAACGATGGAACAACAAATGCGTCGTTACGAAAAAAGAAACGGGCAACGAGAAATGTCTGAACATATTTATGATGCATTTCGCTCTGAAAAACATGGGTTGATAGAGGCAGAGACAGGAACCGGTAAGTCATTGGCTTATTTGCTTCCAGCTGTTTATGAAGCGATTCAGACGAACAAACGAATTGTAATTAGTACCTATACAACCCAATTACAATCACAGCTGCTAGATGAAGAAATTCCACTAATTCATAAATTAGTTTCATTTCCATTTCATGTTGCATTGTTAAAAGGAAAGCAGCATTACATAAGCTTGGAAAAATTTGAACATGAATTATCATCCGAACAACAAGACAACTATGATATCGTCCTAACAAAAGCCATGCTTCTAGTTTGGTTAACGGAAACCGAGACAGGGGATATCGATGAAATTCAGTTGCCATCGAGTGGTTTTTTATTTTTTAAACGCATTTCCACAGATACAGAAGGATATGCTGATCCAACATCACCATGGTTTACCAGGTCATTTTACCAGCATGCCAAACGCCAAGCACAAAAAGCCGACATCGTTATTACCAATCATGCATTATTATGTACAGATATGTTTAATGGGTATCAGTTTTTACCCGCATACGACAAAGCAATCATTGACGAGGCCCATCATTTAGAAGAAACAGCCTCCAAACATTATGGATTGAAGCTTGATTATGCAACAATCCATTATCGTTTAAATCATATCGGTAGAACGGATGAAGCGAATTTGCTTGGAAAAATAGCGACAACCTATTCGATTGAAAATACACCGATGGATAAATGGAATAATATTTATGAAAATGCGAAATATGAGGTTGACGATTTATTTCGCTATCTTTTTCAATATGTAGTTGATCAGCAAAAAAACAAAAAATCTTATAGCGATATCGGGCGCATTCAGTACCGATTTGAAAACGATCAGGAACATCCAAACAAGTGGAGTACAATAAGGGAAATGGCTACGAGATTAACCTTTTATTTTCGCGATCTTATTCATATTTTGGCATATACAGAACAATATTTGGAAAAAAGTGAACTACTTACAAAAAATGACAAAGATGAAATAGATATCACGATTGAGTTATTGCAAACATTTATTGATCATATTGAGCAACTGTTTCTAATCGATGATGATGGGGGAAGTAACGTTAAATGGATTGAAATCGAAGCGTTTGGAGCAAAAAATGCTGTTTATATCTACAGTGAACCAATTAATATGTCTACATTATTAGCAGATGACTTTTTTGAACAAAAGCAAAGTGTTATATTAACAAGTGCCACGTTAACGATGAAAAATTCGTTCGCCTTTATTCAAAATCGTTTAGGATTAATGGATGATCGATTGATGACAGCAAAAATTAAATCTCCGTTTTCGTATCAAGATCAAGTTCAGTTAATGATTCCGAATGACTTTCCCGATATAAAGCATGGAAATTTGGACGATTATATTTATGCAACAAGTGAAGCAATATTATCATTGGCAGAGATTACCAAAGGCCGTATGTTAATCCTGTTTACATCGTATGACATGTTGAAGAAATCATACACCGTACTGAAGGAAACACTGGATTTAACGAAGTATGTCCTGATTGCCCAGGGAATTTCAAGTGGAAGTCGTGCAAGGTTAAAGAAAAACTTTATTAATTATGAACAAGCCATTTTACTCGGAACAAGTTCTTTTTGGGAAGGTGTCGATATACCTGGTGAAGATTTATCATGTCTAGTCATTGTTCGTCTACCTTTTCAGCCGCCGGACCATCCCATATATGAAGCAAAAGCCAGCGACTTAAAAAGTAATGGTAAAAATGCATTTATGGAACTTTCACTGCCAAATGCTGTCATCCGGTTTAAACAAGGATTTGGACGGTTAATTCGTTCAACAAATGATCGGGGGATTGTATTTGTTTGTGATGCGCGATTAATGAAGGCTCGTTATGGCAATTATTTTACCGACTCAATTCCAAATGTGCCAACAACATTTGATTCGACACAACGGTTAATGGATAAGGCAGAACAATGGTTTTAG
- a CDS encoding biotin--[acetyl-CoA-carboxylase] ligase, with amino-acid sequence MESTRNKLIKLLASSGDHYISGQLLSEKLAISRAAIWKHMKELEKDGYQIEGKSKKGYRILKFPDKVSENTILWGLGTQWLGKTVIHKEVTTSTQHIAHQLAQENVDHGTVIVADEQTAGKGRMNRKWHSAKQKGIWMSIILRPNILPYLAPQLTLLTATVLADVLTKDTHTNPKIKWPNDILINHNKTAGILTEMQAEQDQIQYVVIGIGINVNQTHDEIPSDIKKKATSLLMETNKEWDTQTLIQNILMTFEKAYDAYIANGFPDVKSKWESYGFKIGETIHIKTMREQWNAVFLGIAEDGALLTKTLDGEMKKLYSAEIDWYEKGGDDFAN; translated from the coding sequence ATGGAATCCACCCGAAATAAATTAATAAAACTTTTGGCGAGCAGTGGTGATCACTACATTTCCGGTCAATTATTATCTGAAAAACTGGCTATTTCAAGAGCTGCCATTTGGAAACACATGAAAGAATTAGAGAAAGATGGCTACCAGATTGAAGGGAAGTCAAAAAAGGGCTACCGAATATTGAAATTCCCTGATAAAGTAAGTGAAAACACAATTTTATGGGGATTAGGTACACAATGGTTAGGTAAAACAGTCATACATAAAGAAGTAACTACATCAACCCAACACATTGCCCATCAATTGGCACAGGAAAACGTGGATCATGGAACTGTCATTGTGGCAGACGAACAAACAGCAGGAAAAGGTAGAATGAACCGTAAATGGCATTCAGCAAAACAGAAAGGTATTTGGATGAGTATCATTTTGAGACCTAATATATTGCCTTACCTTGCCCCACAATTAACACTGTTAACTGCTACTGTTCTGGCGGATGTTTTGACTAAAGATACACACACAAACCCAAAAATTAAATGGCCAAATGATATTTTAATCAACCATAATAAGACAGCAGGTATCTTAACGGAAATGCAGGCAGAACAAGATCAAATTCAGTATGTTGTGATTGGAATTGGGATCAATGTGAACCAAACACATGATGAGATACCATCTGATATTAAAAAGAAAGCAACATCCTTACTAATGGAGACCAACAAAGAATGGGACACGCAAACACTCATCCAAAACATTTTAATGACATTTGAAAAAGCGTATGATGCATATATTGCGAATGGATTTCCAGATGTTAAAAGCAAGTGGGAAAGCTATGGATTTAAAATTGGTGAAACCATTCATATTAAAACGATGAGGGAACAATGGAACGCTGTATTTTTAGGAATTGCCGAAGACGGTGCATTATTAACAAAAACACTCGACGGGGAAATGAAAAAACTATATTCGGCTGAAATTGATTGGTATGAAAAAGGAGGGGACGATTTTGCTAACTAA
- the panD gene encoding aspartate 1-decarboxylase codes for MFRTMMKAKIHRARVTEANLNYVGSVTIDQNILDQVGILPHEKVQIVNNNNGARLETYVISGDRGSGVVCLNGAAARLVQPDDTVIIVSYAIVSEEELASFKPKVALMNEKNDITELIEQEPPMTEIHDGKMPIR; via the coding sequence ATGTTTCGCACCATGATGAAAGCGAAAATTCATCGTGCACGAGTAACCGAAGCAAATCTGAATTATGTTGGAAGTGTAACGATTGATCAAAATATTTTGGATCAAGTTGGTATTTTGCCACACGAAAAAGTCCAAATCGTAAATAATAATAATGGAGCACGGCTGGAAACCTACGTTATATCAGGTGATAGAGGATCTGGAGTTGTCTGCTTAAATGGTGCCGCAGCACGGCTTGTTCAACCTGATGATACAGTTATCATTGTATCGTATGCAATTGTTTCAGAAGAAGAGTTAGCATCATTTAAGCCAAAGGTTGCACTTATGAATGAAAAAAATGACATCACCGAGCTTATCGAACAAGAGCCACCAATGACTGAAATTCACGATGGAAAGATGCCGATTCGCTAA
- the panC gene encoding pantoate--beta-alanine ligase, whose product MEIIRAKSDMQRKSFNYIRANKTIGFVPTMGFFHEGHLALMEQAKRDNDLVITSIFVNPLQFGPNEDYERYPRNEENDIALAEKAGVDIVFIPDAKDMYPTKMLISMAIEERINVLCGRTRSGHFEGVLTVLSKLFHLTQPSKAYFGMKDAQQIAVVDALIKDLDFPVDLIALPTIRENDGLAKSSRNVNLDENEREEAVFLYKALQYGRELVVDGEKNPAIIVKEVMDIIDKQTNGTIDYVELLSYPALQPVSLVDQQVILATAVKFKQARLIDNLIFDKNGSLVKRIE is encoded by the coding sequence ATGGAAATCATTCGTGCCAAGTCAGACATGCAAAGGAAGTCATTTAACTATATCCGTGCTAATAAGACAATCGGTTTCGTCCCGACGATGGGATTCTTTCACGAAGGACACCTTGCTTTAATGGAACAGGCGAAACGGGATAATGATCTCGTTATCACCAGTATATTTGTTAATCCATTACAATTTGGACCTAACGAAGACTATGAGCGATATCCAAGAAATGAAGAAAATGATATTGCACTAGCAGAAAAAGCGGGTGTAGATATTGTTTTTATTCCAGATGCTAAGGATATGTATCCAACTAAAATGCTAATTTCTATGGCTATTGAAGAACGGATAAATGTTTTATGTGGACGCACACGATCTGGCCATTTTGAAGGAGTTTTAACGGTATTATCAAAACTTTTTCATCTTACTCAACCTTCAAAAGCATATTTTGGGATGAAAGATGCCCAACAGATTGCAGTTGTGGATGCTCTGATCAAGGATTTAGATTTTCCGGTCGATTTAATCGCTCTACCAACGATTCGAGAAAATGACGGCTTAGCGAAGAGCAGCCGAAATGTTAACCTTGATGAAAATGAACGAGAAGAAGCAGTGTTCTTATACAAAGCATTGCAATATGGTCGGGAATTAGTAGTTGACGGAGAAAAAAATCCTGCTATCATTGTAAAAGAGGTTATGGACATAATTGACAAACAAACAAATGGGACAATTGATTATGTCGAATTATTGAGCTACCCTGCATTACAGCCTGTTTCACTTGTAGATCAACAAGTGATTTTAGCAACAGCAGTTAAGTTTAAACAAGCTCGGTTAATCGATAACCTGATTTTTGATAAAAATGGAAGTTTAGTCAAACGGATCGAGTAG
- a CDS encoding CCA tRNA nucleotidyltransferase translates to MVITMQINLFEQARPILEKLEKHGYQAFYVGGCVRDLLLNRSIGDIDIATSAQPSEVQDIFEKVIPVGIEHGTVIVRHEHESYEVTTFRREGEYSDNRHPDSVAFIQKIDEDLQRRDFTINALAMDIHGNIIDLFAGRQDLQQKLIRTVGDGYERFSEDPLRIIRALRFSSQLGFTIERKTLDNMMRLKQQISGLAVERMATEITKLFAGEFVNIGIDYLISTEIYKQLPVMIEYPYIIHRLPQPVNPLQSFGEVIALFHFLEPKINIIYWVKEWKCSNKIKQEAMQLADALFYYQRHGLDQWLAYRLDTSFHKGFIRLGKILFDVFPVSLDNLQKLKTNLPIHSKRDVALNGNDLHRLFPEYEKGPWIKRYLMILEKKVVYGELANNKNDLKDWVKWNPPEIN, encoded by the coding sequence ATGGTGATAACGATGCAGATAAACTTGTTCGAACAAGCAAGACCAATATTGGAGAAACTTGAAAAGCATGGGTACCAAGCTTTTTACGTTGGGGGCTGTGTTCGGGATTTGCTGCTTAACCGTTCAATTGGTGACATTGATATTGCAACATCAGCTCAACCTAGTGAGGTTCAGGACATATTTGAAAAAGTCATCCCGGTTGGAATCGAACACGGAACGGTTATCGTCCGCCATGAGCATGAATCCTATGAAGTTACAACGTTTCGTCGCGAAGGTGAATACAGTGATAATAGACATCCAGATAGTGTAGCATTTATACAAAAAATTGATGAAGATTTACAACGCCGCGATTTTACAATAAACGCGCTCGCAATGGATATACATGGAAATATTATTGACTTATTTGCTGGTAGACAGGATTTACAACAAAAACTAATTCGTACTGTTGGAGACGGTTACGAGCGATTCAGTGAAGACCCACTGAGAATCATTCGCGCATTACGTTTCTCCAGTCAATTAGGATTCACCATTGAACGGAAAACGCTTGACAACATGATGCGTCTGAAGCAACAGATTAGTGGGCTTGCAGTCGAACGAATGGCAACCGAAATCACGAAACTATTTGCAGGGGAATTCGTTAATATAGGTATCGACTATTTAATAAGCACAGAAATATATAAACAATTGCCAGTTATGATAGAATATCCATATATCATTCATCGATTACCACAACCAGTAAACCCATTACAATCGTTTGGTGAAGTCATTGCACTTTTTCATTTCCTTGAACCTAAAATTAATATCATCTACTGGGTAAAAGAATGGAAGTGTTCAAATAAAATCAAACAAGAAGCCATGCAATTGGCCGATGCTTTGTTTTATTATCAACGACATGGATTGGATCAATGGCTCGCATACCGTTTAGACACAAGCTTCCATAAAGGGTTTATTCGGCTAGGAAAGATTTTATTTGACGTGTTTCCAGTTAGCCTGGATAACCTTCAGAAATTAAAAACTAACTTGCCGATTCATAGCAAAAGGGATGTCGCGTTAAATGGAAATGACCTCCATAGATTATTTCCCGAATATGAGAAAGGCCCCTGGATAAAGCGGTACTTAATGATACTTGAGAAAAAAGTTGTGTACGGAGAATTAGCAAATAACAAAAATGACTTAAAGGACTGGGTAAAATGGAATCCACCCGAAATAAATTAA